In Vibrio atlanticus, the following proteins share a genomic window:
- a CDS encoding NADP-dependent isocitrate dehydrogenase has translation MPTEKPTIIYTITDEAPALATYSLLPIIQSFTASSGINVDTRDISLAGRIIANFPDYLNEEQRIGDALAELGELAKTPEANIIKLPNISASVPQLQATIKELQSKGYALPNYPEEANTDEEKAVKATYDKIKGSAVNPVLREGNSDRRAPLSVKNYAKKNPHSMGAWSADSKSHVSSMDDKDFFGSEKSVTIEGATEVSIEFVGKDGAKKTLKPAFALQDKEIIDASVMNKAALVAFFEKEIASAKEQGVLLSLHMKATMMKVSDPVIFGHAVKVYYKDVFAKHGQLFEELGVDVNNGIGDVYAKIAALPQEQKEAIEADLQAVYETQPPLAMVDSDRGITNLHVPSDIIVDASMPAMLRSSGQMWDPEGKQKDTKAMIPDRSYASIYQAVIDFCKENGAFDPTTMGSVPNVGLMAQKAEEYGSHDKTFILEAAGQVQVVDASGVVLLEQDVEEGDIFRMCQVKDAPIQDWVKLAVTRARASGVPAVFWLDASRAHDAQLIKKVDAYLPEYDTDGLEIKILAPLEATQYSLVRIKEGLDTISVTGNVLRDYLTDLFPILELGTSAKMLSIVPLMNGGGLFETGAGGSAPKHVQQVEKENHLRWDSLGEFLALAASLEHLSVVTGNAKAQVLADALDKATGEFLDNNKSPSRRVGELDNRGSHYYLAAYWAKALAEQTVDADLAAEFAGVATQLAESEEAIVAELNNAQGPAGDLGGYYLLDDALVSSLMRPSSTLNAFIDA, from the coding sequence ATGCCTACTGAAAAACCAACGATCATCTATACCATTACTGACGAAGCTCCGGCGCTAGCAACTTACTCTCTGCTGCCTATCATTCAATCTTTTACGGCTTCTTCTGGTATTAACGTTGATACTCGCGACATTTCACTTGCAGGGCGCATTATTGCCAACTTCCCTGACTACCTGAACGAAGAGCAACGTATTGGTGATGCATTAGCAGAACTTGGTGAATTGGCTAAGACACCAGAAGCGAACATCATCAAGCTTCCAAACATCTCTGCATCTGTTCCTCAACTTCAAGCAACAATCAAAGAGCTTCAGTCAAAAGGTTACGCACTTCCTAATTACCCAGAAGAAGCAAACACTGATGAAGAGAAAGCCGTTAAAGCGACTTACGATAAAATCAAAGGCAGTGCTGTAAACCCTGTGTTACGTGAAGGTAACTCGGATCGCCGCGCTCCACTTTCTGTTAAAAACTACGCGAAGAAGAACCCACACTCAATGGGTGCTTGGTCTGCGGATTCTAAGTCGCACGTTTCAAGTATGGACGACAAAGACTTCTTCGGCAGCGAAAAGTCAGTAACAATTGAAGGTGCTACAGAAGTTAGCATTGAATTCGTTGGTAAAGATGGTGCGAAGAAAACTCTGAAGCCCGCTTTTGCATTGCAAGATAAAGAGATCATTGATGCGTCAGTGATGAACAAGGCCGCTTTGGTTGCGTTCTTCGAGAAAGAGATCGCATCAGCTAAAGAGCAAGGTGTACTGCTTTCTCTTCACATGAAAGCGACGATGATGAAAGTATCTGACCCTGTGATCTTTGGTCATGCAGTTAAGGTTTACTACAAAGACGTATTCGCTAAGCACGGTCAACTGTTTGAAGAGCTTGGTGTTGATGTAAACAACGGCATCGGCGATGTATACGCAAAAATTGCTGCGCTTCCTCAAGAGCAGAAAGAAGCGATTGAAGCTGACCTACAAGCGGTATACGAGACTCAACCACCACTAGCGATGGTTGATTCGGATCGCGGCATTACTAACCTACACGTTCCAAGCGACATCATTGTTGATGCATCTATGCCTGCAATGCTGCGTTCTTCAGGTCAAATGTGGGATCCAGAAGGTAAGCAAAAAGACACGAAAGCTATGATCCCTGATCGCAGCTACGCAAGCATCTACCAAGCAGTTATTGATTTCTGCAAAGAGAACGGCGCTTTCGATCCAACAACAATGGGTAGTGTACCAAACGTTGGCTTGATGGCTCAAAAAGCCGAAGAGTACGGTTCTCACGATAAGACTTTTATCCTTGAAGCTGCTGGTCAGGTTCAAGTTGTTGACGCTTCAGGCGTTGTGCTTCTAGAGCAAGACGTAGAGGAAGGTGATATCTTCCGTATGTGTCAGGTTAAAGATGCACCGATTCAAGACTGGGTTAAGCTAGCGGTAACTCGTGCTCGTGCTTCGGGTGTTCCTGCAGTATTCTGGCTAGACGCGTCTCGCGCGCATGATGCTCAGCTTATTAAGAAAGTTGACGCTTACCTTCCTGAATATGATACCGATGGTCTTGAAATTAAGATCCTTGCTCCTTTAGAAGCAACTCAGTACTCACTGGTTCGTATCAAAGAAGGCCTAGATACTATTTCGGTTACAGGTAACGTATTACGTGATTACCTAACGGATTTGTTCCCGATTCTAGAGCTTGGTACGTCAGCTAAAATGCTATCGATTGTTCCACTTATGAACGGTGGCGGCCTGTTTGAAACAGGTGCTGGCGGTTCTGCGCCTAAGCATGTTCAACAAGTAGAGAAAGAAAACCACCTGCGTTGGGACTCTCTTGGTGAGTTCTTGGCACTAGCGGCATCTCTAGAGCACCTAAGCGTAGTAACGGGGAATGCTAAGGCACAAGTTCTCGCTGACGCGCTTGATAAAGCGACGGGTGAATTCCTAGATAACAACAAGTCTCCTTCACGTCGAGTGGGTGAGCTTGATAACCGTGGTAGCCACTACTACCTTGCAGCATACTGGGCGAAAGCGCTGGCTGAGCAAACGGTTGACGCTGACCTTGCTGCTGAGTTCGCAGGTGTTGCAACTCAATTGGCTGAAAGTGAAGAAGCTATTGTTGCTGAGCTGAATAACGCTCAAGGTCCAGCTGGCGACTTAGGCGGTTATTACCTACTTGATGATGCATTGGTTTCATCACTAATGCGCCCAAGCTCAACGCTAAACGCATTTATTGACGCATAG
- the aat gene encoding leucyl/phenylalanyl-tRNA--protein transferase, producing the protein MTIYLTELDTTSIEFPSPFDALDEPNGLLAFGGDLSPIRILNAYSQGIFPWYGPGEPILWWSPAPRAVFNPKTFEPSKSLKKFQRKHNYRVSINQATNRIIGYCSSLRPKEETWLNNDMQAAYRELASLGFCHSVEVWQGDELIGGLYGLQRGQVFCGESMFSLKTNASKIALWYFCEHFTQFGGQLIDCQVMNPHLESLGAIEVDRDEFLSSLRLLKETSVNDACFKKQWLKEMP; encoded by the coding sequence ATGACTATATACCTAACCGAACTTGATACTACTAGTATAGAGTTTCCTTCGCCCTTTGACGCGCTTGATGAACCCAACGGTCTACTCGCGTTCGGTGGTGATTTGTCACCGATACGAATTCTGAACGCTTATAGCCAAGGTATATTTCCATGGTATGGCCCAGGAGAGCCTATACTTTGGTGGAGCCCTGCACCGCGAGCGGTATTTAATCCTAAGACATTCGAACCATCAAAAAGTCTTAAAAAATTTCAAAGAAAGCATAATTACCGTGTCAGCATCAACCAAGCGACGAACAGAATAATTGGTTATTGCTCTTCACTGAGACCCAAAGAGGAAACTTGGTTAAACAATGACATGCAAGCAGCCTACCGTGAACTCGCTTCATTAGGGTTCTGCCACTCAGTTGAGGTTTGGCAAGGTGACGAGCTAATTGGCGGGCTTTATGGGTTACAAAGAGGCCAAGTCTTTTGCGGTGAATCGATGTTCAGCCTGAAGACTAATGCCTCTAAAATTGCGCTATGGTACTTTTGTGAGCACTTTACACAATTCGGCGGACAACTCATTGATTGCCAAGTCATGAACCCACACTTGGAATCCTTGGGCGCTATCGAGGTTGATAGGGATGAATTCCTGAGTTCTCTTCGATTACTCAAAGAAACGTCCGTTAACGATGCATGTTTTAAAAAACAATGGCTAAAGGAAATGCCTTAA
- the infA gene encoding translation initiation factor IF-1 has product MAKEDVIEMQGTVLDTLPNTMFRVELENGHVVTAHISGKMRKNYIRILTGDKVTVEMTPYDLSKGRIVFRAR; this is encoded by the coding sequence ATGGCTAAAGAAGACGTAATCGAGATGCAAGGCACTGTCCTTGATACTCTACCAAACACAATGTTCCGTGTTGAGCTTGAAAACGGTCACGTAGTGACAGCACACATCTCTGGTAAAATGCGTAAGAACTACATCCGTATTCTTACTGGTGATAAAGTAACTGTTGAGATGACTCCATACGACCTTTCTAAAGGCCGCATCGTCTTCCGTGCTCGTTAA
- the clpS gene encoding ATP-dependent Clp protease adapter ClpS, which yields MSRNFEWASPGSDLLEKERTKVKPPAMYNVVLHNDDYTPMDFVIEILERFFSLDIEKATEVMLKVHYEGKAICGTYSAEIAETKVAQVTMYSKENEHPLLCTMEQV from the coding sequence ATGAGCAGAAACTTTGAATGGGCATCTCCAGGCTCAGATTTACTGGAGAAAGAGAGAACGAAAGTAAAGCCACCGGCAATGTATAACGTTGTATTACATAACGATGACTACACGCCCATGGACTTTGTAATCGAGATCCTAGAGCGATTTTTCTCACTAGATATCGAAAAAGCAACGGAAGTGATGCTCAAGGTTCATTATGAAGGTAAAGCTATTTGCGGCACATACAGTGCTGAAATAGCGGAAACAAAGGTAGCGCAGGTAACGATGTACTCAAAGGAAAATGAGCATCCGCTACTATGTACAATGGAGCAAGTGTAA
- the cspD gene encoding cold shock domain-containing protein CspD, which produces MATGTVKWFNNAKGFGFICPEGEDGDIFAHYSTIQMEGYRTLKAGQQVDYEVESGPKGSHASSVVPVEGSAVK; this is translated from the coding sequence ATGGCTACAGGTACAGTAAAATGGTTTAACAATGCCAAAGGGTTTGGCTTTATTTGTCCAGAAGGTGAAGATGGCGATATTTTCGCGCACTACTCCACAATACAAATGGAAGGTTATCGAACCTTAAAGGCAGGTCAACAGGTCGATTATGAAGTAGAAAGTGGACCTAAAGGCTCCCATGCTAGCTCCGTTGTTCCTGTAGAAGGCAGCGCCGTAAAATAG
- a CDS encoding glycine zipper 2TM domain-containing protein: protein MKKLLWILLVLPMLANAAYNRNQARPVNEVVYGEVDTVRYITQQEIVESKANGWETLLGAAIGGLVGNQFGGGTGKEVATAVGAVAGAGIARNRGNTQYRVEYKLVELLVKTKDDNLVNIIQDVDNSMLFNRGDDVRILYFSDGVRVDLVY from the coding sequence ATGAAGAAGTTGCTTTGGATTTTACTTGTTTTGCCCATGTTGGCAAATGCAGCTTACAACAGAAACCAAGCCAGACCAGTGAATGAGGTCGTTTACGGTGAGGTTGATACGGTCAGGTACATTACCCAACAGGAGATCGTAGAGTCGAAAGCGAATGGTTGGGAAACCTTGTTGGGTGCGGCAATTGGTGGTTTGGTTGGTAATCAGTTTGGTGGCGGCACAGGTAAAGAAGTCGCAACGGCGGTTGGTGCTGTAGCGGGGGCGGGGATCGCTCGTAATCGCGGCAATACGCAATATCGGGTGGAATATAAACTCGTTGAATTATTGGTTAAAACCAAGGATGACAATCTGGTTAACATCATTCAAGACGTTGACAATTCGATGTTGTTCAATAGGGGTGATGATGTGCGGATTCTCTATTTTTCAGATGGCGTTCGAGTTGATCTAGTGTACTAG
- the clpA gene encoding ATP-dependent Clp protease ATP-binding subunit ClpA, whose protein sequence is MLNKELETSLNGAFSRARDKRHEFMTVEHLLLALLENDAAKEALQACQADLDALRNELDIFIDQTTPLIPESDETRETQPTLSFQRVLQRAVFHVQSSGRSEVTGANVLVAIFSEQESHAAYLLKKNDISRLDIVNFISHGITKGSNEGDSGSSPDSFGGAENAEEANSEDRLENFATNLNEVAKQGNIDPLIGRDKELERTVQVLCRRRKNNPLLVGEAGVGKTAIAEGLAWRIVEGQVPEIIQSSVIYSLDIGSLLAGTKYRGDFEKRFKAILKQLEKEEDAILFIDEIHTIIGAGAASGGQVDAANLIKPLLSSGKLRCIGSTTYQEYSSIFEKERALSRRFQKIDIVEPSLDDTTKILIGLKPKYEAHHEVRYTNKALRAAVELSAKYINERHLPDKAIDVIDEAGARSRLAPASRRKKTVSVADIESMVAKMARIPEKSVSSSDKDTLQKLDDRMKMLVFGQDPAIDVLSEAIKLTRAGLGADNKPVGSFLFAGPTGVGKTEVTVQLSKLMGIELLRFDMSEYGERHSVSRLIGAPPGYVGYDQGGLLTDAVIKNPHSVVLLDEIEKAHPDIFNLLLQVMDNGTLTDNNGRKADFRNVILVMTTNAGVAETEKKSIGLIQQDHAPDAMSEIKKVFTPEFRNRLDNIIWFNSLDPSVISQVVDKFIVELQVQLDARGVSLEVSEDARHWLAERGYDKTMGARPMGRVIQEKLKKPLANELLFGSLVDGGTVKVSLKKDELDFIYVGAKEEVMH, encoded by the coding sequence ATGCTAAATAAAGAATTAGAGACGAGTTTAAATGGCGCATTTTCTCGTGCGCGAGACAAGCGACATGAATTCATGACTGTCGAACACCTCCTACTAGCATTATTAGAAAATGATGCGGCCAAGGAAGCGCTCCAAGCTTGTCAGGCTGATCTCGATGCTCTTCGCAATGAGCTCGATATTTTTATCGACCAAACGACCCCACTCATCCCTGAAAGCGACGAGACTCGTGAAACCCAGCCCACGCTGAGCTTTCAACGAGTACTTCAGCGCGCTGTTTTTCATGTTCAATCTTCAGGTCGCAGCGAAGTAACAGGTGCAAATGTACTTGTGGCTATTTTTAGTGAGCAAGAATCTCACGCGGCGTATCTTCTTAAGAAAAACGACATCAGCCGCTTAGACATAGTGAATTTTATTTCACACGGTATTACCAAAGGCAGCAATGAAGGCGATAGCGGTTCATCTCCTGATTCATTTGGTGGTGCAGAGAATGCCGAAGAAGCTAACTCAGAAGATCGTCTAGAAAATTTTGCGACCAACCTTAACGAAGTAGCGAAGCAAGGTAATATTGACCCACTAATCGGTCGTGACAAAGAGCTAGAACGTACCGTTCAAGTTCTGTGTCGTCGTCGTAAGAATAACCCTCTATTAGTGGGAGAGGCGGGTGTGGGTAAAACTGCTATCGCTGAAGGTCTTGCATGGCGCATCGTTGAAGGCCAAGTCCCTGAAATTATTCAGAGCAGTGTGATTTACTCTTTGGATATTGGTTCATTGCTTGCGGGAACGAAATATCGTGGTGACTTTGAGAAGCGCTTTAAAGCGATTCTGAAGCAACTCGAGAAAGAAGAAGACGCTATCCTGTTCATCGATGAGATCCATACCATTATTGGTGCGGGTGCAGCATCGGGTGGTCAGGTGGATGCGGCAAACCTAATTAAACCGCTATTAAGCAGCGGTAAATTACGTTGTATTGGCTCAACCACTTACCAAGAGTACAGCAGTATTTTTGAGAAGGAGCGTGCTTTATCTCGTCGCTTCCAGAAAATTGATATTGTTGAACCATCGCTAGATGATACAACCAAAATTCTGATTGGCTTGAAGCCAAAATACGAAGCTCACCACGAAGTACGTTACACCAACAAAGCGTTACGTGCCGCTGTGGAGTTGTCTGCTAAGTATATTAATGAACGTCACCTTCCAGATAAGGCGATTGACGTTATCGATGAAGCGGGTGCTCGTAGTCGTTTGGCGCCAGCAAGTCGTCGTAAGAAAACGGTAAGCGTGGCTGATATTGAGTCAATGGTTGCGAAAATGGCGCGTATTCCTGAGAAGTCAGTATCGTCTTCAGACAAAGATACGCTGCAGAAACTGGATGACCGCATGAAAATGTTGGTATTCGGACAAGACCCAGCGATCGATGTATTGAGCGAAGCGATCAAGCTAACTCGTGCAGGGTTGGGAGCAGACAATAAACCTGTTGGTTCATTCTTGTTTGCTGGCCCTACTGGTGTCGGTAAAACAGAGGTGACTGTTCAACTGTCTAAATTGATGGGTATTGAGCTTCTGCGCTTTGATATGTCTGAGTACGGTGAGCGTCACTCGGTAAGCCGCTTGATCGGTGCGCCTCCTGGTTATGTTGGTTATGATCAAGGTGGTCTGCTAACCGATGCTGTTATCAAGAACCCACACTCTGTTGTGCTACTTGATGAGATCGAGAAGGCACACCCAGATATCTTTAACTTGTTATTACAGGTGATGGACAACGGTACGCTAACCGACAACAACGGTCGCAAAGCAGATTTCCGCAATGTGATCCTAGTGATGACGACCAACGCTGGTGTTGCAGAAACCGAGAAGAAATCGATCGGTTTGATCCAACAAGATCATGCGCCAGACGCAATGAGTGAAATCAAGAAGGTATTTACTCCTGAGTTCCGTAACCGTCTTGATAATATCATCTGGTTCAACAGCCTTGATCCAAGTGTGATCAGTCAAGTTGTTGATAAGTTCATTGTTGAGCTTCAGGTCCAACTGGACGCTCGTGGTGTATCTTTAGAGGTTTCTGAGGATGCTCGTCATTGGTTAGCCGAAAGAGGCTATGACAAGACCATGGGCGCTCGTCCGATGGGACGTGTGATTCAAGAGAAGCTTAAAAAGCCTCTTGCTAATGAGTTGCTGTTCGGAAGTTTGGTTGACGGCGGTACGGTTAAAGTATCTCTGAAAAAAGACGAACTGGATTTCATCTATGTTGGTGCGAAAGAAGAGGTTATGCATTAG
- a CDS encoding arginyltransferase: MNPDLQQIRIGLTDNHACSYLPHLEERVAVTLDEHMHTADNYEVLLANGFRRSGTTIYKPHCDNCSSCQAIRLSIPEVKFSKSQRRILNKAKALRWELKDEMDDNWFDLYSRYITARHRSGTMYPPKKEEFLHFSKNEWLATKFMHIYDEGQLVGIAVTDIMSHCTSAFYTFFDPDIDISMGTLGVLFQIQHAQKEQKQWLYLGYQIDECPAMNYKVRFQRHQRLVNQRWQG, translated from the coding sequence ATGAATCCAGATTTACAACAAATCAGAATTGGATTAACAGACAATCACGCTTGCAGTTACTTACCCCATCTCGAAGAAAGAGTGGCAGTCACGCTTGATGAACACATGCACACCGCAGATAACTATGAAGTTCTGCTTGCGAATGGATTTCGCCGCAGTGGAACAACCATTTATAAACCACATTGCGATAATTGCTCATCGTGCCAAGCGATTCGACTGTCGATTCCCGAGGTCAAGTTTTCCAAGAGCCAACGACGAATACTCAACAAGGCCAAAGCGCTGCGTTGGGAGCTGAAAGATGAAATGGATGACAACTGGTTTGACTTGTATAGCCGCTATATAACCGCTCGCCACCGTTCGGGAACCATGTATCCACCGAAGAAAGAAGAGTTTCTGCATTTCTCTAAAAATGAATGGCTTGCTACAAAGTTCATGCACATCTATGATGAGGGGCAGTTAGTCGGCATTGCCGTTACAGACATCATGTCTCACTGTACGAGCGCGTTTTATACCTTCTTCGACCCTGATATCGACATTTCCATGGGAACTCTTGGCGTTCTATTCCAGATCCAACATGCCCAGAAAGAACAAAAACAATGGTTATATTTGGGTTATCAAATCGATGAATGCCCTGCGATGAACTATAAAGTACGATTTCAACGTCATCAAAGGCTAGTAAATCAGCGGTGGCAAGGGTAG